The genomic window tttcaaatacaacaaattatatactaacaataataaaactaattagaTTCAAGAACAAAAAGTGTCACAtaactaataaattttaaaatgtcttcACTTCTTTAAGTTTCTTTGACTTTGCTTCTTCTATGTATTCAGGATCTCTGCATTTCAGTCCACGAACATTCCTCGGGTCAACAATCTCAGGAAGAACACAGTTAAAGTAAAACCGTTCTAACTTCGGAAGCATGTCTTTTTTCCAAAAGGTCTCGTCGCACTGAACGTGTACGAATTCGGTATCaaagtcacaaaataaaatcagCACATACTGCTTCCTTTTCGAAATATTCAATTGTCCTTGAATTTGGTAGAAAAAAGGATGTGTTCTTTTCAGTTCCAACATGTCTTCACTGTTAGTGTGAACACCTATGTTTTTTACTTTGGAAGCCTCTCGTATAGATTTTACAGGAGAATTGTTAACTTTAAGGTTGTTGATGGAAGGGAAACATTTAACTTCAATGATAGTGTCGTTCTCAACTGTTCCATCCGGACTTGCTCCAAGATAAGGGTACGATGGGTGAACAAAAAGTCCACAAGGGGACACTTTTTTTTGGAACTTATTTACGTAAGCTTTAATTGCGGTACTTTCATGCATACGTCCGTACCGTATTGCGCCTGTGTTGATATCCTTGGGGTTCACTATTGAAACCACCATATTGTGGCAAGATGTGTCACATCTCATTTTGCAAACTTTAGAGAATGACGATGCAGTCAGTCTGTTTAGTCTTGCTTCCCTCCAAGCAACATTACAATGTTGGCCGACCGTATTTCTCTCCAGTTCATGACACAGATGTTCGGAAGAAACTGAACTTTCGAGCCGCTTCAAGACCTTCGTTTTCTTTCTCTCCATTTCCTCTGTAGAAATATCGGGTTGGGCAGCTTCGGGTCCATAGTCACAATCTGGCTGAGAAAATACACATTATCTTTTGGCAGATATACGACTGTCAGATAACCTTCTTTTGCGATTCCTTTCAACAGCTGTCGCGCGTGCATTTAAAACTCGCTTTGTCACTGAACCTGGGCTACGACCTAATAGAGTTTTTACTGGTGAAAGGTGCCAGTTCGGACCTTTGATGTGTGACAGACTAGCACCCAAGCAGCACCTTTTGTACCGACCACTTTTTGAGACATCTGTCCGTTtgccaccggaaaattttgaaatcaaaCTCATGAAGCGTTCTGCTTGGTTAGTTGTTTTATTACCTAACAACTTGTCAGCCTTGGTAATGAGTGGGTCTAGTGCTTTCATTATAGCTGGCCATATAGTTGTTGCAGACATAATTGGAACATTGTTTATCTCGCCCGTACCTTTCCTGACACAAAATGTGTCTCGGCAATTCTCGTGATCGCCAAATACGTGGTAAGGACCATTCTTCAAATCTTTTTGCAGCATAGTACTATTGCACTCTTTATTTGCAGAAGCAATAGCTGCTCGTGCCCCTCTCTTCAATCGAGGAATTAACTGGGACAATTGACGCCTTGCAGTGATGACGTGAGTGGTATCCTTGGTAATGGCATGAAGTTTGCTAGTGTAGTTTCTTATCATATGGTTGGCACATTCCAATTTCACTACATGTCTACCATATGAAACACCTCGCTGAATCTTCAGATACGAACTTGAATCACCGTCACTGATAATGTACAAATAACGTACCCCATGCATAGATTCGCTTTCTTTAAAACCTTGTACAATAATTTCTTGTTCCATTCCTGTTGAAGTTCctttataatttttgtagcatttatgTGGCCTGGATTTGCTGCCTGGTTTTTCTTGGTTGTTACATATATAACAATACTTGTTGCGTATTCCAACGTACAGCAAACCATTAGTTTCGGCTCCAATTATGCAAGCctgcaaaaaaatgaaatataaataggaaatatataaaaaataaaaacattgtcaTTAAGCTCTTTGTTTGGAATAAACAAACAGAGGCGAAAGTTGTGTAAAAATTCATTATTGCGGCTTGTGGTACTAAGAAAAACAGATGTTTCTGTATGTACATGTGATAAAGTTTCAATTGCATAGTTCAATTAAATAACAATGCAGTTCTTAAGATTAAGTGTATTTATTGGTGTTATACAATTAATGTAAGATTAAGTGGTTACCGACTCCGTCCTCAGTAACTTTTTGAGTCATGGCTCTAACATTGAGGCCGTGACTCTATTCATATTTGTGTGAAGCTCTGGAGCCGTCGCTCTGGCCCACTTGCGAATGATTTGCGACGCCCGCCGACAGCTCTCTACCTGTGACACACTCAATGGAAACGCATTATGTtgggaaaatggaaaaaaaaaaggttgaaaacaGTTTTTGTGTACCTTATGTGCGTAATTTTATTGTTAGAATGCAggaatatagttatatatatatatatatatatccaagtcGCAATTTGATTTAATTATTAAGAAGTGATATAATGATAAATTATAACGATGTAAAAGTTATAAATCTACGGAATGTCTAGCATAGAGCTTTCATATGACACGAATTTCCCTTAACATTAaacgtatttattaaattaaatatttggttcgaaaaaaaattaataggaaaCCTTTATCACATAATAGGCTATAGTCGTGCAATGAGTGTACTGTAAAGTGTCTGCTAGTGTGGAGTTTGAGATGGAGGGAAAGAGTTTTCACGAGTTTAAACACGGCTACCACCACCATTGGTCTTCACGCCGCATATGTTTAGCTATCAGACACGCCTACATTTAACACTCAGTGACCCTTCCTTACTCCGtatgtaaaaaatatagtttaccttgttttaaaataacatatacgattaaaaccagaaataataaTGCTAGTATTATTTTGAGCTGACCTGATTCTTGACAGTAACAGCAGGAAAATTCACAGGATAGCAACAAATTTTAATTGTGTACAGAAATTTTTTAGCTTAttgcatttgcaaaaaaaaaatgtatttattacattacaaaaaatgtgtACAAAACAGGCGTATAAATGggtatttgaaattgttttattgttttaaagtatgtGGATTCGAGTTCTGGGTAGTAAACACATTGAAATTAGTTAGATTTATTTTCTACGAAACTTTACTTGCATAATTTTGGCAGAAACATTATAAGCCATTACAAATAAACactaacaatatatataaaaattctaacaAATACTTACAACTCCTGATTTTGCAGTAAAACCATGGCCGTATGATCTTGTACACCAACCGCCATCTTGATAGACTGTAATGTAAGGGATTCCATCTTCATCTATGTTGCCCTTCTTTAGAGCGATTTCACGTTCTTGGACTCCATTAGCAAGCATGTATTTTTCCAGTTTGTCTTCCcatgcctaaaaatataaataacaggtTAGTTGTTGCTGTTACCTTTATTTTGATTCATTACAGccaatgacaaaaaatatttatttctgcagAAAAATCATCTAATATGTACTATTAAATGAGCAAttattgtgtgtgtatgtgtatatgtaggccctatatatagacacacatatGGGCAACTCCGAATCGGCTCTAACTAtttgatgaaaatttatatttagtaaaCGTGTTGCCTTTAAAGTTTATCTTAATAGGTATCTTCCCTGAATAAAAGCgattttaaagcaaaaaatataaGACGCGAACGATGCTCGGTCGCCCAGGTACCAATATTTAtattatgcaaaataaaaaacaaaccatAGTGCTTTTTCCTACCTTTTCAACTCGCTGTTCATGTCTCGTCCATTTCCGTTTACTCATTACAGGGACTTCCATTACTGCCATCATTTCTTCTACTTGTTGGTGTCCAATCCCAACTGATAATGATCCCCACacaaataaatcatttaattCCTCTTCTTCTTTTTCCGTTGAAATTATTCTTGTTTTTTCACACATCATGCATTTATAAGTGAAGTAGCTGACAATGCCAATTCTTTTTTCGGACTGAAATTCAAAGCGACctgttgtgcactgtagcacATGAGTAGCTAAAGAGGTGAGTTGGTTTAACATGTGACTCATATTTACAAAACGACGTCCTTGaacgattttttctttcattgtCACAGTTTCAGCAGTTTCATTTGGAAGAATTTCAACATTCGATACTTCTTCACTTGGCAAGAATGAGCAATCCAATCCAGAAATATCCtcgctgaaaaaaaaatcagtttaatcaCACGTCTGTCATttgaaacttttatttatcaCAGTGAACTGTTACGACAACATACAATTTAAAACGAATTTTACTTAGTCTGTGTCACTCCACGTTTtaacactatgtttattttaatacgcCTTGCGAGATACAGTTGTCACAACATCCGATTTCCATGTGCCTGCTTCTCTAAGTACAGTGAACTTTTTTGCTGCAGCTTAATTACTTATTTATTCgttgaaaaaaaatgctaataaccAAAAAACAACTCTTCTTATGCGTAACCGACTCGCAATTCATTGCTGtctaaaaattggttttattgtGTTGGCGAGGGTGGCGGACGACTGTGCTAGCTTGGTGTCATCAATGAGTGAACGGCTGTTGTTATTACATTCTTACCCAGCTTCCCACCAAAGCTTTGCATGATTTCAGATGGTTactttgaatattttaagtgtaGTGGAATACCAGGTGATTTAGAGAGTTGGTGCTTTAGAATACTGATAATGAATTTTATAATGCTACTGTATGTGATCACTAGGAACACGATAAACTGTGAAAAagttgtgtaaatttacacaataGTCTGCGGCAGCAGAGATTCCACCGATGTTAGTGTCCTTTTGCACCTACAAAGTTCGTGAATTCTTTCACTCTATGCAGAAGTAAAAGTTCCATCAAAAGTGTTAAATTTCTATGAATGGGTAATTTTACCAGACTATTTTTATATTAACGAGTATATGTTGATACATATTTAATGCAGGGGTGAATTTCATTTTCGGCTAGTAGTTAACTTACATGAAGTGCATTTATACAGACAGTGTATGCTATTTTTTTAAACCGAGAATAAATCACTGTCAATGTATGACAGTCAACCATGATTATGAGGTTCTCTAACATTTTGTCACCGGATTATTTCATAGTTATATAACGCGATAGGAGGTTTGGAACCCACAACCACTCAATAAGTTACCTAAGAAGCATTCTGACAAATCGACCAATCTATTTACATATAAATTGAATTGCAAAATAGGGAATTAAAACATGTACAACAAAAcacttttttctttataaataagtCTATGCATGAACAAGTTTGAACGAAAGACATTTAGATTTTCTTGATACACAAGGAATTTTTGAGTAAAATTACACAACCTGCAGCATTTTTTTTGCATccgcttcaaatattttttttgcttgttaacTTCTAATTTATAATGCTGATAAACTAATTGTAAGATGACTTACACACTACACACTGACTTTATCTGAGGGAGCCTCAAAATCCTCAGTCAGAGTGGTACTCGAACCCATCATCTGTGCCTTACATAACACTAACAGCACGATCCTCGCATCATGCTTAGGTAACAAGCACTATacgaaattatgtaattaaattacttactCGGTTATATTTTGGACGTTACCGCTGGTGGTGTCGTGATCGCCCTGGCATACAGGTGGTACGTAGGCAGACGTTTCCATCTGTGTAGCAGCAGCAGGAGCATAATCTGTTAAACTGGAAGATGTCCTgtggaattaattaataatattaggaCTTTTGCACAgctaaaaatgtgattttataaTACATACATGTTGTGCTGGCAGAATTTTAGTGAAGATGAACACACTCAAAAGTTTGCAATCTTACCTTTCCACAGAGTTGAAACCAGCATTAACaaattctttgtatttttccTTCAGTCTTCTTATGCACTTCGACCGTTTAGTTCTTTTACGGATCTTTCTGAATGGTGTCTTTTTCGGCATCGTGTTGGTATTTAACTTCTATCAAAaatgtaacaattaaaaataattttgctacacgAATTTTTCTCCACGATAACCTATTCCTTGCTTGAGCGACGATAGCCTCCATCCACTACAGAGCGTAGCCTTGTCTGACAGTGAGACGCGGTGTCATCGCCCGCCTCAGCCTGCCTCCCTCTACCCCCGTTATTCTGTCCCTTTTACACTCCATtcttctccctcccccctccctcattACAGCGGCTGCCGGCCGGATCTCCGCCTACGTGGTTCCAAGGAGCGCCACCAGTTTGCGCCACGCCGcagggacattcttcccggcaaATGAAGTTTTCACGCGCAGTGCTAGGAATATCACTCCAGCGTATGTGTTTTGAGTCAGGTCATCTCAAAACCAAAAGGATACGAGAATACATGCGTGACTCAATGGTGTGTCAGATAGTATCTTTTAAACTTCATTGCAATTCtttcgtaaaatatattttaaaatagaccGGCAAAGAGCCATGGAAATTTTCAAaactcaaatgcaaatttaacaattaaaaaaagaatattctgtATTTCTTGGTCCGACAAATTATTTGTACAATCATtacttgaactatacttaagatAATCATTCTTTaagttttctctttttttttggtggttcggcaagaaaaaaaatatgtttacaagaacataacttagtaaaaaaaattattacaaaaataggtaattttcattttaacttaaaaagaagattaaaaagtaaatatgtacTGTTCAATatgttttgtcgtaatatttttcatgcaccaatcgccttaatatTGCGTGgtctctagtggctagatgcgtttaaaaaccctaacctaactccgataacgatattttttttgttcgtgaaatcgtcaatttttgtgatatcttctaattttttaagatgaataattaacgcattaaataaccaccacactgcagttggatgacgaccatttcttctacaaacagatacggaatttttgtcaatcaaccaatagtcggtagttaacgatttaaatcaatattgaggtgtttatttgtggttagaaaacatttcgcatttttcgcggtttgggatgaatttcgcgtgaaaattcgcgatttcgcataaaaccatataatcttggctctagatataacatattttatgggatttcaattctcattccaattattcgaactcaatattcgtattcgaaaataatttggtattcgtattcgaattcgatttgaactaaaaaactgatattcgcacaggctttaACTACACAAAGTTTCCTAAGTGAGGACAAGCAAACAATAACAATGTGTACAACATTatgatacaaaaataacaattattggAAGCAGAGTGATATGCTAGAAAGGGGCTAGTTATCTGTGTATAGTGTATACTAGAGGAGCAGGAGATGGTTATCAGTACAGTGGTAGACTAGTGAAGAGTACACAGGCATAGCAGAGGAGCAGGGAGCAAATAGCGATAGCGGAGCGGAGAGTACCTATGCACCTGCCCTCTGCGAGGTTGTCGCTCCACACGGCCAGCAGCGTGGCGAGGTCGCGCTGCCCCAGGTTCACACGCACGTTCTCCACGCCACCGAACACCTCAAACAGCAGCAGATCCTTGTGCGGTGGCAGGCTGGCCACCGTGTGGTGGTACGCCACCATGCGCTTCACATCCAGCCGTACCCTCAGCGGCTCCAGGATCGGCTCCTGCGGTCACAACACACCACTTGGTCCTGTGCTTGGAGCCCGTCCCAGGGACAAGAACATACGGTGAGAGGCAACACACCATCGGCAGTAGTCTGGGGGAGCTAGGAGGAGTAGGGTCGGAACCATCAGATCACAAGTTCTCTGGAAGTGAACTCAGCATCAATTAGTACCTCAGCACCTGGATCAACTTGCTGGttagtaattatatttataaCTGCACATGGGTGCAGAAATGGCCTGATTAAGAGTGTTCTGTTTCAAGTATATAAGAAGTCACACTGTATTATCAGTTCCAATCACTAATGCAGAAAGAAATCAGTGACCAAATTCATACAGTAAATAATGCTAtacttttgtgtgaaaaaaattaaatattcacgaAAAATATTCTTACACATGTTCGTGATGACAAAATGGAGCATTAATTTTTCCCCTAAAATTACTACCAATAAttaatttccatgacttttctaGGATTAGAAGTAAATTTCCTGACTTTCCCTGATCAATtccaaattccctgactttttcctGATATGTAGTTTCATAGATCACACCTCAAATTATAAAAgtattgacgtcgaccggggctttGCCCTCATGAGCCTGGCAAGACGTCGCTCCCTTCCCAACCCTCACCCATCCTTTCCAGCATTTGTCTGTGTTAAAACAGTGCGCCAAAACCCCACACACATCCGGTCATGCACTGCTACGTCCCCTTTTATAATTAATCAAGTAAAGTGGTATGTGTCCTTCTTTTGGTTCTCAAGGGTATGTGTTTTCAGTGGACTGGCTTGAAGTGCCATTTTTAacagaatataaatatttataaatacttaaaaagaaAGTAAAACAATCCCGAGCAGATCTGAGATTGTCCGAGgcaggcagtattttaataattaattatttcactCCTATATGTTAATCAGTAACAAGATCATGACAGGACACACCTCATTTATGTAGTGTGTTTGGGTGTTCTTTTCGAATTATCCATGGCATAAATTTGAATCAATGTAATGGCTTTCTTGCTCGGCACTAAGACGCCATGATACTCCACGCACTCTGACACTCTGATACTCCAGTCTGACATCATCACCGCCCGAGGTAGGATGTGCCAGCACCCCGGGTACTTCATCTGTTTCCATCACTGACCAAGTACTTCTGTTTTCTCTTGTAattaaattgttttcttaatgtaatttaatttttgtaatcaaatcatttttttaatgtcctcTGGCTTTTAAATATGACCATGTGAATCTTCAGTGTGACCACGAGGGTGGCTCTCACGCCAATGAATAAAAATGTGTTTGCAAAACCGTGTCTGGCCATGTTCCCATGTACCAAACAGCTGCAAGGATCAGGCATGTGGAATGCCTTAAGAGCCCACCGTAACATCTTATGTTTATAGCATGCCCAACACTGAGAGCAGTGGTAGCGTTGAGAAAGTGCATAAGGAGGGTCCAAATCTCGTTCCCCACATGGGTCACGTAATGCCCTGAGAGGAGTCTCCATCAGGTCCATGTGCCTTTAACATAAGTGGCGGACACTTTACATCCTTCCGTAATGAAACCACCCTGCGAACAGTACAACcgtataatatggaaatttgtagttgcagtatctaataatttggtgttcaaaaataactcaaaaaattttttaaattca from Bacillus rossius redtenbacheri isolate Brsri chromosome 1, Brsri_v3, whole genome shotgun sequence includes these protein-coding regions:
- the LOC134539968 gene encoding uncharacterized protein LOC134539968 isoform X2: MLANGVQEREIALKKGNIDEDGIPYITVYQDGGWCTRSYGHGFTAKSGVACIIGAETNGLLYVGIRNKYCYICNNQEKPGSKSRPHKCYKNYKGTSTGMEQEIIVQGFKESESMHGVRYLYIISDGDSSSYLKIQRGVSYGRHVVKLECANHMIRNYTSKLHAITKDTTHVITARRQLSQLIPRLKRGARAAIASANKECNSTMLQKDLKNGPYHVFGDHENCRDTFCVRKGTGEINNVPIMSATTIWPAIMKALDPLITKADKLLGNKTTNQAERFMSLISKFSGGKRTDVSKSGRYKRCCLGASLSHIKGPNWHLSPVKTLLGRSPGSVTKRVLNARATAVERNRKRRLSDSRISAKR
- the LOC134539968 gene encoding uncharacterized protein LOC134539968 isoform X1, whose protein sequence is MPKKTPFRKIRKRTKRSKCIRRLKEKYKEFVNAGFNSVERTSSSLTDYAPAAATQMETSAYVPPVCQGDHDTTSGNVQNITDEDISGLDCSFLPSEEVSNVEILPNETAETVTMKEKIVQGRRFVNMSHMLNQLTSLATHVLQCTTGRFEFQSEKRIGIVSYFTYKCMMCEKTRIISTEKEEEELNDLFVWGSLSVGIGHQQVEEMMAVMEVPVMSKRKWTRHEQRVEKAWEDKLEKYMLANGVQEREIALKKGNIDEDGIPYITVYQDGGWCTRSYGHGFTAKSGVACIIGAETNGLLYVGIRNKYCYICNNQEKPGSKSRPHKCYKNYKGTSTGMEQEIIVQGFKESESMHGVRYLYIISDGDSSSYLKIQRGVSYGRHVVKLECANHMIRNYTSKLHAITKDTTHVITARRQLSQLIPRLKRGARAAIASANKECNSTMLQKDLKNGPYHVFGDHENCRDTFCVRKGTGEINNVPIMSATTIWPAIMKALDPLITKADKLLGNKTTNQAERFMSLISKFSGGKRTDVSKSGRYKRCCLGASLSHIKGPNWHLSPVKTLLGRSPGSVTKRVLNARATAVERNRKRRLSDSRISAKR